In a genomic window of Helianthus annuus cultivar XRQ/B chromosome 10, HanXRQr2.0-SUNRISE, whole genome shotgun sequence:
- the LOC110885994 gene encoding protein-tyrosine-phosphatase IBR5, whose protein sequence is MRKRERENPCGICGHYHKYEEGEVCGICGHRMPVGVEKSLVQVSAFPSEILPEFLYLGSYDNASRSELLKTLGISRVLNTVPACQNLYKNSFTYHCLPDSPTLAFDNAVEYLEQCEKDKARVLVHCMSGKNRSPAVVMAFLMKSRRWTFDQSYQWVKERRPPVELNPDILQQLKEYAQNLQAQVEASGGALPPISGGGAPFSFGFTNTPNVPPLAFPAFNTTAPATSIFTRADIPPPTEFTFGAAVQSQNTPQNPVSSGPSSVNPNATDVSMEGS, encoded by the exons ATGAGGAAGAGGGAGAGAGAAAACCCATGTGGGATTTGCGGCCACTACCACAAATACGAAGAGGGTGAAGTTTGTGGGATTTGTGGGCATCGTATGCCGGTCGGAGTTGAGAAATCTTTGGTGCAAGTTAGCGCCTTTCCGTCGGAAATCTTGCCGGAGTTCTTGTATCTTGGTAGCTATGATAACGCCTCTCGGTCGGAGCTTCTTAAGACTCTTGGGATTTCTCGTGTTCTTAAT ACTGTACCAGCATGTCAGAATCTCTACAAGAACTCATTTACTTATCATTGCCTTCCTGATAGCCCAACTCTAGCATTTGATAATGCAGTTGAGTATCTAG AGCAATGCGAAAAGGATAAAGCTCGAGTTCTTGTTCACTGCATGTCAGGAAAAAACAG GTCACCAGCTGTGGTTATGGCATTTTTAATGAAGAGCCGAAGGTGGACTTTCGATCAGAGTTACCAATGGGTCAAAGAACGCAGACCGCCTGTTGAGTTGAATCCAG ACATTTTGCAGCAACTAAAAGAGTACGCACAGAACCTTCAGGCACAAGTGGAGGCCAGTGGCGGTGCTCTGCCGCCCATCTCAGGCGGTGGAGCTCCGTTCAGCTTCGGGTTTACAAACACACCTAACGTGCCGCCGCTAGCGTTCCCCGCTTTCAACACCACCGCACCCGCCACCTCCATTTTTACTCGCGCAGACATCCCTCCCCCAACCGAGTTCACTTTCGGAGCCGCTGTTCAAAGTCAGAACACCCCACAAAACCCGGTGTCTTCTGGGCCAAGTTCTGTGAACCCGAATGCTACAGACGTATCAATGGAGGGATCTTAA